Proteins encoded together in one Papaver somniferum cultivar HN1 unplaced genomic scaffold, ASM357369v1 unplaced-scaffold_117, whole genome shotgun sequence window:
- the LOC113329878 gene encoding putative F-box protein At1g32420 — MVLYMQSTHSAIYLEMQIIKPSIDQETQIPSERSMNKKKLKVGHGDIFGGNDLILCDILSRLPVKTLMRFKLVCTHWRFLIKENKYLIDLHLLRSKTRREGIKLLISSVLGRKTALFFCDLFQGGTATPLLGRKTTDDNIFDDAIMLNPVNGLICFVKPFEGCVLIYNPSTGDKTSWLETRTRKLPRDLDGQAVDTSRMRWGFGFGFGFDPATKQHKVVSVFETINTEEKISNENPYGLDTQQCEVLTIGGVRNEWREIDKKFTPGKIVGASVYVNGVIYWLDEHQKVHEVVMAFDVTSEKFNQVTVIPTFINNRWRDFPVNGGMQTIWIYVDLLEVDGHIALWERVDGCSINLWTYDDVNTNGIIHGNRSEEKIKLPFNLWD, encoded by the coding sequence ATGGTGCTATACATGCAGTCAACCCATTCCGCTATATATTTAGAGATGCAAATAATTAAACCCAGTATAGATCAGGAAACTCAGATTCCATCAGAAAGAAGTATGAATAAGAAGAAGTTGAAGGTCGGCCATGGTGATATTTTTGGTGGCAACGACCTAATTTTGTGCGACATTCTAAGCAGGCTACCAGTGAAAACGCTGATGAGATTCAAATTGGTATGTACACATTGGAGAtttctaatcaaagaaaataaatactTGATCGATTTGCACCTTTTGAGATCTAAAACACGCCGAGAAGGTATAAAACTCCTTATTTCTTCTGTTCTAGGGAGGAAAACGGCTTTGTTCTTTTGTGACTTGTTCCAAGGGGGAACAGCAACTCCCTTATTAGGTCGTAAAACTACTgatgataatatttttgatgatgcaATAATGCTGAATCCGGTAAACGGGTTGATCTGTTTCGTTAAACCTTTTGAAGGTTGTGTTCTCATCTATAATCCAAGCACCGGAGATAAAACATCTTGGTTAGAAACAAGGACTAGGAAATTACCGAGAGACCTTGATGGACAAGCAGTGGACACTTCTAGGATGAGATGGGGTTTCGGATTCGGATTCGGATTTGATCCAGCTACTAAACAACACAAAGTGGTTTCTGTGTTTGAGACTATAAATACAGAAGAAAAAATCTCCAATGAGAACCCTTACGGTCTTGATACTCAACAGTGTGAGGTTTTAACAATAGGAGGAGTTCGGAATGAATGGAGGGAAATCGATAAGAAGTTTACTCCGGGTAAAATAGTTGGTGCATCTGTTTACGTTAATGGTGTTATCTATTGGTTGGATGAACACCAAAAGGTTCATGAAGTCGTAATGGCATTTGATGTTACAAGCGAAAAGTTTAACCAAGTCACTGTGATCCCTACTTTCATCAATAATCGTTGGCGGGATTTTCCGGTTAATGGAGGGATGCAAACTATTTGGATATATGTAGATTTACTAGAAGTTGATGGGCATATAGCTTTGTGGGAAAGAGTGGATGGATGTTCTATTAATCTATGGACTTACGATGATGTTAATACCAACGGCATAATTCATGGGAACCGGAGTGAAGAGAAAATTAAATTACCATTTAACTTGTGGGATTAG